The following coding sequences are from one Thermostaphylospora chromogena window:
- a CDS encoding general stress protein has product MTDPRVDAPVTVDRRLLAGYGDYASAQRTVDALSDAGFPVEHLAIVGSDLRLEETVTGRVTNARAALMGAGNGALFGLVIGLFLGLFTTATASFFALVLWAVLWGAILGAVFGFLNHFLQRGRRDFASRSALVAGRYDVLVAAAHAEHAHALLESVSDTGAADTVERPPAAGAYPDRPGDAPAGGAGPVPGARPEARPGARPGFRPGDDGRV; this is encoded by the coding sequence ATGACCGACCCACGCGTGGATGCTCCCGTCACCGTCGACCGGCGGCTGCTGGCCGGCTACGGCGACTACGCCTCCGCGCAGCGCACCGTCGACGCGCTGTCCGACGCGGGCTTCCCCGTCGAGCACCTCGCGATCGTCGGCAGCGACCTGCGCCTGGAGGAGACGGTGACCGGCCGGGTCACCAACGCCAGGGCGGCGCTCATGGGGGCCGGGAACGGGGCGCTGTTCGGGCTCGTGATCGGGCTGTTCCTCGGCCTGTTCACGACGGCGACCGCCTCGTTCTTCGCCCTGGTGCTGTGGGCCGTGCTGTGGGGCGCGATCCTCGGCGCGGTGTTCGGCTTCCTCAACCACTTCCTCCAGCGCGGCAGGCGGGACTTCGCCTCGCGCAGCGCGCTCGTCGCCGGCCGGTACGACGTGCTGGTCGCCGCGGCGCACGCCGAGCACGCCCACGCACTGCTGGAGAGCGTCTCCGACACCGGCGCCGCGGACACCGTGGAGCGGCCGCCGGCCGCGGGCGCCTACCCCGACCGTCCGGGCGACGCGCCCGCGGGCGGCGCGGGACCGGTCCCCGGTGCTCGTCCGGAGGCGCGCCCCGGGGCGCGTCCCGGTTTCCGCCCGGGGGACGACGGCCGCGTTTGA
- a CDS encoding ATP-dependent DNA ligase produces MLLIDVARVSEEVARTSSRLGKIRLLAELLGRVEAAESEIAIAYLSGELPQRQVGVGYRSLADLPDPKQVATMTLTEVDALLSRIKALSGAGSQAGRRALVAELFAGATSQEQSFLLRLLTGELRQGALNGVMVEAVAQASGAPAAEVRRALTLRGWLPAVGRAALFGGVEALRAFRIEVGRPVSPMLAQSAPSVTAALERIGGEAALEWKLDGVRVQVHRSGEAVTAFSRTLDDITAQVPELVEAVRALPYDDLILDGEVIALRPDGRPQPFQVTASRVASRTDVERARRETPLSVFFFDALRLCGADLLDLPGAERHAALADAVPEALLTPRLVTADPAAGEEFFTEAVRRGHEGVVVKSPHTPYTAGRRGAGWIKVKPRHTLDLVVLAVEWGSGRRRGKLSNLHLGARDPRTGGFVMLGKTFKGLTDELLEWQTRRFLELADGPADGWVVRMRPEQVVEVAFDGVQRSPRYPGGMALRFARVLRYRHDKRAEEADTVDSVRALMP; encoded by the coding sequence GTGCTGTTGATCGACGTGGCCAGGGTCTCGGAAGAGGTGGCGCGCACGTCCTCACGGCTCGGCAAGATCCGCCTCTTGGCGGAGCTGCTGGGCCGGGTGGAGGCGGCCGAATCCGAGATCGCCATCGCCTACCTGTCGGGCGAGCTGCCGCAGCGGCAGGTGGGCGTGGGCTACCGCTCGCTCGCCGACCTGCCCGATCCCAAGCAGGTGGCCACCATGACGCTCACCGAGGTCGACGCGCTGCTCAGCCGGATCAAGGCGCTGTCCGGGGCGGGCTCGCAGGCCGGGCGCAGAGCACTGGTGGCCGAGTTGTTCGCCGGGGCGACCAGTCAGGAGCAGTCGTTCCTGCTGCGGCTGCTCACCGGCGAGCTGCGTCAGGGCGCGCTCAACGGCGTCATGGTCGAGGCCGTCGCGCAGGCGTCCGGCGCGCCCGCGGCCGAGGTGCGCCGGGCGCTGACGCTGCGCGGCTGGCTGCCCGCGGTGGGACGGGCCGCGCTGTTCGGCGGCGTCGAGGCGCTGCGCGCCTTCCGAATCGAGGTGGGCAGGCCGGTGTCGCCGATGCTGGCGCAGAGCGCGCCGAGCGTGACCGCGGCGTTGGAGAGGATCGGCGGCGAGGCCGCGCTGGAGTGGAAGCTGGACGGCGTGCGCGTGCAGGTGCACCGCTCCGGCGAGGCGGTGACGGCGTTCTCCCGCACGCTCGACGACATCACGGCGCAGGTGCCTGAACTGGTCGAGGCGGTTCGGGCCCTGCCGTACGACGACCTGATCCTGGACGGCGAGGTGATCGCGTTGCGGCCGGACGGGCGGCCGCAGCCGTTCCAGGTCACCGCCTCGCGGGTGGCCAGCCGTACCGATGTGGAGCGGGCGCGGCGGGAGACGCCGCTCAGCGTGTTCTTCTTCGACGCGCTGCGGCTGTGCGGCGCAGACCTGCTGGACCTGCCCGGTGCCGAGCGGCACGCCGCGCTGGCCGACGCGGTGCCCGAGGCGCTGCTGACGCCGCGCCTGGTGACGGCCGACCCCGCGGCGGGCGAGGAGTTCTTCACCGAGGCGGTGCGGCGCGGGCACGAGGGTGTGGTGGTGAAGTCGCCGCACACGCCGTACACGGCGGGACGGCGCGGCGCCGGATGGATCAAGGTGAAGCCGCGGCACACCCTCGACCTGGTGGTCCTGGCCGTGGAGTGGGGCAGCGGCCGGCGCCGGGGCAAGCTGTCCAACCTGCATCTGGGGGCCCGCGACCCGCGGACGGGCGGCTTCGTGATGCTCGGCAAGACGTTCAAAGGGCTCACCGACGAACTGCTGGAGTGGCAGACGCGGCGGTTCCTGGAACTGGCCGACGGGCCCGCAGACGGCTGGGTGGTGCGGATGCGCCCGGAGCAGGTGGTGGAGGTCGCCTTCGACGGCGTGCAGCGCTCACCGCGCTACCCGGGCGGCATGGCGCTGCGTTTCGCCCGGGTCCTGCGGTACCGGCACGACAAGCGCGCCGAGGAGGCCGACACCGTCGATTCGGTCAGGGCGCTGATGCCATGA
- a CDS encoding DUF1707 and DUF4870 domain-containing protein yields MAGMPHHPGPMQPPRPVPYEGLRIGNQEREQVIEHVKTAFEQGRLDKIEFDERVDRVMKARTHADLIPIMEELYGPASAHFAPAPPQPAGGLVSSNERLGAGAAHLLPLLGFPILGPLIVMLASGKTAPFARSHAVEALNFQLTVLGASIVLSITLVGLVLLPMVLIAALVLGIVAGVKGIEGKPYRYPLTVRLVK; encoded by the coding sequence ATGGCAGGCATGCCGCACCACCCCGGGCCGATGCAACCTCCCCGGCCTGTGCCGTACGAAGGGCTCAGGATCGGCAACCAGGAGCGTGAGCAGGTCATCGAGCATGTCAAGACCGCCTTCGAGCAGGGGCGTCTGGACAAGATCGAGTTCGATGAACGGGTGGACCGCGTTATGAAGGCGCGCACCCACGCCGATCTCATCCCCATCATGGAGGAGCTGTACGGCCCGGCCTCGGCGCACTTCGCCCCCGCCCCGCCGCAGCCTGCCGGAGGGCTGGTCTCCTCCAACGAGCGGTTGGGCGCCGGTGCCGCGCATCTGCTTCCCCTGCTCGGCTTCCCCATCCTGGGCCCGCTGATCGTCATGCTCGCCTCGGGCAAGACGGCGCCGTTCGCGCGCTCTCATGCGGTCGAGGCGCTCAACTTCCAGCTCACCGTCCTGGGCGCGAGCATCGTGCTGAGCATCACCCTCGTCGGACTCGTCCTGCTCCCGATGGTGTTGATCGCCGCCCTCGTGCTGGGGATCGTCGCCGGGGTGAAGGGGATCGAGGGCAAGCCCTACCGCTACCCGCTCACCGTCCGCCTGGTGAAGTGA
- a CDS encoding DUF4192 domain-containing protein, giving the protein MESPPRLLLTSPLDVLAAVPYLLGFHPEESLVVIGLAGGPPRGRLRVTTRWDLPLDRDAADRLLALLRREEADRIIIAGYGAGPLVTPAVDEVRRTARAAGITVIEALRVEDGRFWSYVCTSPGCCPAEGTPYDPCASQVPAQAAFHGMVALPDRKALEDSVAACSGEARRAMRAATDTVVAETLARLHARRDGDALAGEFVADGLSRVRRAIAASAARSPLCDAEAARLGVALHVIRVRDEAWTLMSDDDLDAHLALWADLTRRLEPRFLPPAASLLAMAAWRCGDCALAGVALQRALEADPGYSMANLLAHALRSMLSPAALRERMPTPADLDAAMGRPRMSWLRPVLTLLQAEYDAVMRRPDRERR; this is encoded by the coding sequence ATGGAGTCACCACCCCGCCTATTGCTCACCTCCCCGCTCGACGTGCTCGCCGCCGTCCCCTATCTGCTGGGGTTCCACCCCGAGGAGAGCCTGGTCGTCATCGGCCTGGCCGGTGGCCCGCCGCGCGGACGGCTGCGCGTCACCACACGCTGGGACCTCCCCCTCGACCGCGACGCCGCAGACCGGCTCCTCGCCCTCCTGCGCCGCGAGGAGGCCGATCGGATCATCATCGCCGGTTACGGCGCCGGCCCGCTGGTGACGCCCGCGGTCGACGAGGTGCGCCGGACGGCCCGCGCGGCGGGCATCACGGTGATCGAGGCGCTGCGCGTCGAGGACGGCCGTTTCTGGTCCTACGTGTGCACCTCACCCGGCTGCTGCCCCGCGGAGGGCACGCCCTACGATCCGTGCGCCAGCCAGGTCCCCGCGCAGGCCGCCTTCCACGGCATGGTCGCCCTGCCCGACCGCAAGGCGCTGGAGGACTCCGTGGCCGCATGCTCGGGCGAGGCCCGCCGGGCGATGCGCGCGGCGACCGACACGGTCGTCGCCGAGACGCTCGCCCGCCTGCACGCCCGCCGTGACGGCGACGCGCTGGCCGGTGAGTTCGTCGCCGACGGCCTGAGCCGCGTGCGCCGCGCGATCGCCGCCTCCGCCGCTCGCTCGCCCCTGTGCGACGCCGAGGCCGCTCGCCTCGGCGTCGCCCTCCACGTGATCAGGGTTCGCGACGAGGCGTGGACGTTGATGAGCGACGACGATCTGGACGCTCATCTGGCGCTGTGGGCGGATCTGACCCGCCGCCTGGAGCCGCGCTTCCTGCCGCCGGCGGCCTCGCTGCTCGCCATGGCCGCCTGGCGCTGCGGCGACTGCGCCCTCGCCGGCGTCGCGCTGCAGCGGGCGCTGGAGGCAGACCCCGGCTATTCGATGGCCAACCTGCTGGCGCACGCGCTGCGGAGCATGCTCTCCCCTGCGGCGCTGCGGGAGCGCATGCCGACGCCCGCCGATCTCGACGCGGCGATGGGCAGGCCCCGCATGTCCTGGCTGCGGCCCGTGCTCACCCTGCTGCAGGCGGAATACGACGCCGTCATGCGCCGGCCCGATCGTGAACGCCGATGA
- a CDS encoding alpha/beta hydrolase family protein, producing the protein MQGRTTLEQAFDEKAWRAAAEENRRLSDEQTLEAANVNIMVPDKPIEPPREIPGGGHAEAFLRREAERDGVSLADKRREVEAAGFGAYVLDGLKRGRIGFTEAWNALETSFIEVLRLAYSNGAMELTPDDIAMFTGRPNKLAETIRSDPRLVFREIAFTPSFDPDGASPQFAEIAYDPQVRNAPVVICQHGGYPGSRLMELGTMRRLAAQGVFAIAVSKRGRDGSAGRPDAWGTETADIVDALDHCARHYADHLDPTNVTVRGGSGGGLDAISLLVRYPDRFRCVVAFFGYAELIPMIEQAFSPQADALLKADPRTAGSIRAVRRFAYDSGYGRPGYPDRRLARTLTLAAETNPYAQVHFVWDEDDPLSPMMDRWFEEFRAAAERMGSRNVHLHRSRRGDTLRYPHWMVPDNDAFDRFYLPAILSRTVPAPVLAPAGVLTVPGFLKTRRFEIVLGAGDDAVARVGYELGVDEGTFHFRRLSSDPAVRGVLRFRSLRRRPLAVRINGTLAAEPSTREWVECGVGLDDSVVIGVHDRAGA; encoded by the coding sequence ATGCAAGGCAGAACCACCCTCGAGCAGGCGTTCGACGAGAAGGCGTGGCGGGCCGCCGCCGAGGAGAACCGGCGGCTGTCGGATGAGCAGACGCTCGAAGCGGCGAACGTCAACATCATGGTTCCGGATAAGCCGATCGAGCCGCCGCGGGAGATCCCGGGCGGCGGCCACGCCGAAGCGTTCCTCCGCAGGGAGGCCGAGCGGGACGGTGTGAGCCTGGCGGACAAGCGCCGGGAGGTGGAGGCCGCGGGCTTCGGCGCGTACGTCCTGGACGGGCTGAAACGCGGCAGGATCGGCTTCACCGAGGCGTGGAACGCCTTGGAGACGAGCTTCATCGAGGTGCTCCGCCTGGCCTACTCCAACGGCGCGATGGAGCTGACCCCCGACGACATCGCGATGTTCACCGGCCGGCCGAACAAGCTCGCCGAGACGATCAGGAGTGATCCCCGCCTCGTCTTCCGCGAGATCGCCTTCACCCCCTCCTTCGACCCCGACGGCGCCTCGCCGCAGTTCGCCGAGATCGCCTACGACCCGCAGGTGCGCAACGCCCCCGTGGTGATCTGCCAGCACGGCGGGTATCCCGGATCGCGGCTGATGGAGCTGGGCACCATGCGGCGGCTCGCCGCGCAGGGCGTCTTCGCCATCGCGGTCAGCAAGCGCGGAAGGGACGGATCGGCCGGCCGTCCCGACGCGTGGGGCACGGAGACCGCCGACATCGTGGACGCGCTCGACCATTGCGCGCGGCACTACGCCGACCATCTCGATCCCACCAACGTCACCGTCCGCGGCGGCTCCGGCGGCGGCCTCGACGCCATCTCGCTGCTCGTGCGGTATCCCGACCGGTTCCGCTGCGTGGTGGCGTTCTTCGGCTACGCCGAGCTCATCCCGATGATCGAGCAGGCGTTCAGCCCGCAGGCCGATGCCCTCCTGAAGGCCGATCCGCGTACGGCGGGCAGCATCCGCGCCGTGCGGCGCTTCGCCTACGACAGCGGCTACGGCAGGCCCGGCTATCCCGATCGCCGTCTCGCCCGCACGCTCACCCTGGCGGCCGAGACCAACCCCTACGCGCAGGTGCACTTCGTGTGGGACGAGGACGACCCGCTGTCGCCGATGATGGACCGCTGGTTCGAGGAGTTCCGGGCGGCGGCCGAGCGCATGGGCTCCCGCAACGTGCACCTGCACCGCAGCAGGCGTGGCGACACGCTGCGCTACCCGCACTGGATGGTCCCGGACAACGACGCGTTCGACCGGTTCTACCTGCCCGCGATCCTCTCCCGGACGGTGCCCGCGCCGGTGCTCGCCCCGGCGGGGGTGCTCACCGTGCCGGGGTTCCTCAAGACCAGGCGGTTCGAGATCGTGCTCGGGGCGGGGGACGACGCGGTCGCCCGGGTGGGCTACGAACTCGGCGTCGACGAGGGGACCTTCCACTTCCGCCGGTTGAGCAGCGACCCGGCCGTCCGCGGCGTGCTGCGTTTCCGCAGCCTGCGCCGCCGCCCGCTCGCCGTGCGGATCAACGGGACGCTCGCCGCCGAGCCGTCCACGCGGGAGTGGGTGGAGTGCGGCGTCGGGCTCGACGACAGCGTGGTCATCGGCGTTCACGATCGGGCCGGCGCATGA
- a CDS encoding helix-turn-helix domain-containing protein — MERRPRTEGRPRRSAITTARVNRSLADPTRIRIFDALSAGPSTVSELAERLGLPADRLYYHLDRLEEGGIVRLRAIRPKRVYELAGALEDEDGGSAARMSPGDKAELAGAMLEAARIEAESVLRREDGHRQVVLTYSTVALPEGDLARLREKVSELLSEFSASPADGRTRRTRVVFAAYLLDENGEDG; from the coding sequence ATGGAGCGACGCCCCCGTACTGAAGGCCGTCCGAGGCGATCGGCCATCACGACGGCCCGCGTCAATCGGAGCCTGGCCGACCCCACGCGCATCCGGATCTTCGACGCCCTCTCCGCCGGCCCGAGCACGGTCAGCGAGCTGGCCGAGCGCCTGGGGCTGCCCGCCGACCGCCTCTACTACCACCTGGACCGCCTGGAGGAGGGCGGCATCGTCCGGCTGCGCGCCATCCGCCCCAAACGGGTCTACGAGCTGGCCGGGGCGCTGGAGGACGAAGACGGGGGGTCCGCGGCCCGGATGTCCCCCGGCGACAAGGCCGAGCTGGCCGGGGCCATGCTGGAGGCGGCCCGCATCGAGGCCGAGTCGGTGCTCCGACGCGAGGACGGCCACCGGCAGGTCGTCCTGACCTACAGCACGGTCGCGCTCCCCGAGGGCGACCTGGCGAGGCTGCGGGAGAAGGTGTCGGAGCTGCTGTCGGAGTTCTCCGCCTCCCCGGCGGACGGACGAACCCGCCGCACCCGCGTCGTCTTCGCCGCCTACCTGCTCGACGAGAACGGCGAAGACGGGTAG